The genomic DNA ACAGGTGGAAGGTGTTGCCGAGGATGATTTCCGCGCCGAGGGCACGCACCTGGTCCGGCAGCATGCCCTTCACGGTGCCGTAGGTGCCGACCGGCATGAAGGCCGGGGTTTCCACCGTGCCGCGCGGGAAGGCGAGCCGGCCGCGGCGGGCGGCGCCATCGCGGGTGAGGAGGTCGAAGCGGAGTCGGGACATGGAACGGCACGGGGCGAGCGGCCGCGCATTGTAGACGCCACCGGCGCACCGGCCGGCCCGGTGCGTTCAGTCGCCGGTGATTAGCGGCGCGGTGTCCGCCTGCCCTGCGGACGGATACAGCAGCATCGCGTCGCCGTAGGAGAAGAAGCGGTAGCGCGTCCGCACCGCGTGTTCGTACGCGGCGAGGATGCGTTCGCGGCCACTGAAGGCCGAGACCAACATCAGCAGGGTGGATTCGGGGAGATGGAAGTTGGTGACCAGCGCATCGACGCTGCGGATGCGGTAGCCGGGATAGATGAAGATGCGCGTCTCGCCGGCAAAGGGCTGCAGCTCGCCTTCGGGCATCGCGCTCTCGAGCGCACGCACCACTGTCGTCCCCACCGCGATCACCCGCCCGCCGGCCGCGCGCGTGGCCTGCACCTGTGCGACCAGATCGGCGCCGACGTCGAGCCATTCGCTGTGCATCAGGTGCGCGTGGATGTCGTCGACACGCATCGGCTGGAAGGTGCCCGCGCCCACGTGCAGGGTGACGTGGCCGAAACCCACGCCGCGTGCGCGCAGGCGCTGCAGCAGCGCCTCGTCGAAATGCAGGCCGGCGGTGGGCGCGGCCACCGCGCCGGTGTTGCGCGCGAACACGGTCTGGTAGCGGGCGCTGTCGCCGGCGCCGGGCTGACGACGGATATAGGGTGGCAGCGGCAGCTGCCCCGCCCGCTCCAGCCATGCATCGAGCGCCCCATCCACGTCGAAGCGCAGCAGGTAGAACGCCCCTTCGCGGCCGAGCACCTCGGCCTCGCCGCCGCCCTCGAGAATGATGCGGGTGCCGGGGCGCGAGGGCTTGCTGGCACCCAGTTGTGCGCGCGCCTCGTTGCCGGGCAGCAGCCGCTCGATGAGGATCTCCACCCGCCCGCCGCTGGCCTTGTGTCCGAACACCCGCGCCGGAATCACCCGGGTGTCGTTGAACACCAGCAGGTCGCCCGGCTGCAACAGCTCGGGCAGATCGGCGATGCCGCGATCCTCGAACGCGCCCTCGCCCGGCGGCACCACCAGCAGCCGGCTGGCGGAGCGCTCGGCCAGCGGCGCCTGCGCGATCAGTTCCGGTGGCAGTTCGAAGTGGAAGTCGGACTTCTTCAAGGCGGGCACGGCGGGAAACAGGGCGTCATTGTAGGTGCGGGTGCGGGCGCACTCACGGGCTGGGGGCGCGCCGGTTCGTGCACGGCGCGCCGGGGTGACAGGCGGGTTGGTCCGGATGCGGGCAGCAGCTCACGTCGGCCGGCGCTGCAACTGACGTCGTGGCGTGCAGGCGCCCAGTGCCCTCACCCCACCACCCGCTAGCGCAGGTGGTTCCCCCCTCTCCCGCGAGCGGGAGAGCGGCGGTCGTGTCCCGCGCCTGCGGTGCGGGACTGCTCATCTTTCGAACTTGGCCGACAGCACGATCGACGAGGTGGTGCGCTCGACGCCGTCCAGTGCGCCGATGCGGTCGGTGAGCGCATCCATGTCCTCCACGCCCGGCGCCATCGCCAGCGCGACCAGGTCGAACGGCCCGCTGACCGAATGCAGGGCGCGCAGTTCCGGCATCGCGTGCAATGCATCCACCACCGCCGGCATCTGCTTCGGCGCCACGGTGATCATGATGTGGGCGCGGATATGGCCGCGCTCGGCCGCGCTGCCCATCCGCACGGTGTAGCCGGCGATCACGCCCTGGCGCTCCAGCCGCTCGATGCGGCTGTGCACCGTGGTCCGCGACATGCCGAGCCGTCGCGCGATCTCCGCCGTGGACGCACGGGCGTTCTCGCGCAGTACCGACAACAGGCCGCGGTCAGCCTCGGAAAGCTTCATATGTCACCGGGTTACGTCGATATGACGATGATCGCCTGATTTTCGTACAAATCCGGTCTGTCGATCGACGATCGAGTCGCCAATAATGAAGGTGACGTTCACGACAGGAGGCCGCCCATGGCCAGCATCACCCAGATCCTCGCCCCGCTGCGCGCGCATGGCGGCCATTGCCGCACCCCGGGCCTGGACGACGCCGTGCTCGCCCGCTTCGCGGAAGACGCAGGCCTGCAGCAGGCCGCGGTGAACGCGGTCGAGGCCTACCTGCGCATCCGCGAGGAGTTCTCCGACCTGCTCGACCTCGACGAGGACGCGCAGATCCAGGCCGTGCAGGCCGGCTTCGTGAATTTCTATCCCGTGGATGGCGTGAACCCGTACGTGGCGCTCGCCGCGCACGGCCCGTGGATCATCACCCTCAAGGGTGCGGTGATCCACGATTCCGGTGGCTACGGGATGCTCGGCCTCGGCCATACGCCGGAAGCGGTGCTGGACGCGATGGCCCGCCCGCAGACGATGGCCAACATCATGACGCCGAGCCTGGCGCAGCTGCGCTTCGAACGCGCGGTGCGCGCCGAGATCGGGCATACCCGTGGCGGCTGCCCGTTCGCGGCGTTCCTGTGCCTCAACTCCGGCTCCGAGTCGGTCGGCCTGGCGGCACGCATCGCCGACATCAACACCAAGCTGCAGACCGATCCCGGCGCGCGCCACGCCGGCGCCACCGTCAAGCGCATCGTGGTCAAGGGCAGCTTCCACGGCCGCACCGAACGCCCGGCGCTGTATTCCGACTCCACCCGCAAGACCTACCTGCAGCACCTGGCGAGCTTCCGTGGCGAGGACTCGCTGATCGCCGTCGAGCCGTACGATGCCGCCGCGCTGGAACAGGTGTTCGCCGACGCCGCCGCCAACGGCTGGTTCATCGAGGCGGTGTTCCTGGAGCCGGTGATGGGCGAAGGCGACCCGGGCCGTGCCCTGCCCCGCGATTTCTACGACACCGCGCGCCGCCTGACCCGCGAGCACGGCGGGCTGCTGCTGGTGGATTCCATCCAGGCCGGCCTGCGCGCGCACGGCGTGCTGTCGATCGTCGACTATCCCGGCTTCGGTGATGCCGACATCCCGGACATGGAGACCTATTCCAAGGCCCTCAACGCCGGCCAGTACCCGCTCTCGGTGCTGGCGGTGAACACGGCCTCGGCGGAGCTCTATCGCAGCGGCGTCTACGGCAACACCATGACCGCGAACCCGCGCGCGCTCGACGTCGCCAGCGCCATGCTCGGCGCGATCACCCCCGAGCTGCGCGCCAATATCCGCAATGCGGGCGAGCAGGCGGTGGCGAAGCTGGAGGCACTGAAGGAGGAGCTCGGCGGCCTGATCACCAGGGTCCAGGGCACCGGCCTGCTCTTCTCCTGCGAACTGGCGCCCGAGTTCAAGTGCTACGGCGCGGGTTCCACCGAGGAGTGGCTGCGCGAGCGCGGTATCGGCGTGATCCACGGCGGCGCCAACTCGCTGCGCTTCACCCCGCATTTCGCCATCGGCGACGACGAGCTCGATCTGCTGGTGTCGATGGTGGGCCGTGCTTTGCGCGAAGGCCCGCGCCGCAGCGGCGCCAGGGCAGCCTGACGCCCGTACGCCCGTCTCCCGCTACGCGGGAGACGGGCTGCTATCGCCGCCGCTGCAACCGCCACGCGCGATGGATGCGCGGGTTGCGTGCGAAGTCCGGCGGGATCGTCCCCGCACTGATCTCCTCGCAGTCGGCGAATGCGGCTATCGCGTCGACATCCAGCCGGAAGCGGCGGAAGTTGTTGCTGAAATAGAGGACACCGTCCAGCGACAGCCGTGCGACCGCCGCCTTCAGCAGGCGCACGTGCTCGCGCTGGATATCGAAATCATCGGCACGCGCGGAATTGGAGAACGTCGGCGGGTCGCAGAACACCAGGTCGTACTCGCCGCGCTCGGCTTCAAGCCACGCCAGCGCATCGGCCTGCACCAGGCGATGCAACCGGCCGCCGATCCCGTTGGTCTCCAGGTTGTCCGCCAGCCACTGCAGGTAGGTGCCGGACAGGTCGACGCTGGTGGTCTGCGCCGCGCCACCCACCGCCGCCTGCACGGTCGCCGCGCCGGTGTAGCAGAACAGGTTGAGGAAGCGCATGCCGTCGGCCTCGGCCGCGATGCGCGCGCGCAGCGGGCGGTGATCGAGGAACAGCCCGGTATCGAGGTAGTCGAACAGGTTCACCCGCAGCAGCGCATCGCCCTCACGCACGGTCAGGAATTCACCGCGCGCATCGAAGCGGCCGTACTTGCTGCCGCCCTTGCCTTTCGCGCGTGTCTTCACCGCCACCCGTTCACGCGGCACCCCGAACACCTCGCGCGCGGCCGCGAGCAGGTCCGCGAGCCGGCGCCGGGTGATGTCCTCGGGAATTTCCGACGGTGCCGCGTACTCCTGCACGTGCAGCCACGGCGCTTCGGGTGCATCCACCGCCACGTAGACATCGATCGCCGCGGCGTACTCCGGCAGGTCGGCGTCATAGGCGCGGTAGCAGCTGATGCCCTCCTGCGCGCGCCAGCGCTTCGTCGCACGCAGGGTCTTGCGCAGGCGGTTGGCGACCATCTGCGCCCCGTCCGACAGCGGCCGTGCGATCTCCTCGCGCGGTGCATGCGCCAGCGGCTCGACCACGATCAGGCTGCACTCGAGTGCGCCGTTGAACATCCGGTAGCGCTTGCGCGCGCGCAGGCCGGTGACGTGCGCAAGGTCGTCGTCGCCGCACAGCAGGCTCGCCCGCCACTCCGGCGCGATGCGCTGCAGGGTCTGCCCCAGCGCGCGGTACAGCGCCGGGTCGGCGGCGAGGCGCGCATCGTAGGGCGGATTGGCGACCACCAGCCCCGGCGGTGCATCACCTTCGCGCGGGCCCGGCGGCAGGTCGGCCGGCTGCAGCGATCGCAGGTCGGCCACGCGCAGGTCGAGCGCATGGGCGACGCCGGCACGCTCCGCGTTCTCCTTCGCGGCGGCAATCGCCTCCGGATCGACATCGGTGCCGAGGAAGCGCGGCGCCAGCGCGGCCAGCCCGGCTTCGGCACGCCGGGTGGCATCGTCATGCAGCTCGCGCCAGGTGTCCCGGTCGAAACCGGTCCAGCGCGACGGCGCGAGCCCCGGGGTCTGGCCGCGATGCAGCCCGGGGGCGACATCGGCGGCGACCAGCGCGCCCTCGATCAGCAGCGTGCCGCTGCCACACATCGGGTCCAGCAGGGCCGCACCCTGCGCATGCAGGCGATCCCAGCCACCACGCGCGAGCACCGCCGCCGCCAGCGTTTCCTTGAGCGGCGCCTCGTGGTGCGCCTGGCGCCAGCCGCGGCGATGCAGCGGCCCGCCGCCAAGATCCACCGACAGGATCGCGCGCCCCTTGCGCACGACCAGGTTGAGCCGCAGGTCGGGATCGTCGAGGTCGACATCCGGACGGGTGCCGTCGTGTTCGCGCATCGCGTCGACCACGGCGTCCTTGATCCGCTGCGCGGCGAAACGGGCATGGGTGATCGCCTCGCCGGAGACATGTGCATCGACCGCGACAGTCATCCCCGCCTCCAGGTGTTCGTGCCACGGCAGTGCACGCGCGCCGGCGTACAGCGCGGCCTCGTCGGGGCAGTCGTAGTCGGTCAGCGGCCACAGCACCCGGCTGGCCAGCCGCGACCACAGCACGGCGCGCTGCGCGTCCACCAGTTCCCCCTCGACGTTGACGCCGGCCATGGCCGCGGTCGCGCGTGCGCAACCCAGGGCGACAAGCTCGTCGGCAAGCAGGTATTCCAGGCCCTTGGCGCAACTGGCGAAGAACTTCATCGGCGATCCGGACACGAAGGGCCGGCCATTGTCGCGCGGATGCGCGGCCGGCGCCCGTGGACGATGACCTCAGAGCCCGGCCAGCAGTTCCGCGAAGGCTTTCGCCGACGCATCCACGTGCGCCGCCAGGCGGTGGCTGTCGTCGACCAGCAGCAGGCGCGCGCGCCGCGGCTGCGCCCAGGCCACCACATCGGCGGCGGTGATGAGCTCGTCGTCCCAGCCGTGGATGACGGCGGTCGGCACCGCGGCGGCTTCCAGCGCCGGCGCCTCGCCCATCCGCACCGGCGGCGCCATCAGGAACAGGCCGGCCACCGGCACCTCCAGCGAGACCCGGCCGGAAATCCATGCACCGAGGCTGGATCCGGCCAGCACCAGCGGTCCGCCCGCGGCCGCGGCATGCGCGCGTGCCCGCAGCCGGTCGAGCCTTGCGGCGACATCGCCGAGCCGGCTCACTTCGTGACGCGCATCGAGGTCGGTGTAGTCCGGACGCTCGTGGCTCCAGCCAAGGCGCTCGGCGACGTCCGCGAGCGCGGTGACCTTGGTCGCCTCGGGGCCGCTTTCGAAGCCGTGCGAGAGGATGCAGTGGCCGCGCACGCTCATGCGCCGATCCACTCCACGGGGTCGCCGACACGCAGCACGCCGCCCTCGATGATGCGCGCGCACAGCCCACCCATGCCGCGCATCGCGTTGTAGCCGCCCGGGCCGAGCGTGGCTTCCATCTGCGAGCAGGGGTCGCAGGGCGCGGTGCCTTCCAGCACCACCTCGCCGACGCGGAACCGCCAGCCCTTGAGCGCGATCACCGGGATGCCGGACACCACCAGGTTACGCCGCAGCATCGCCGGAGTGAGCGCCGGCACGCGCGCAAGCGCGGCGATCGCGGGCAGGTGCTCGGCCTGGATCAGGGTGACACCACGCTTGCCGCTGCCACCGGTGTACCGGTCGCCCTCGAGGCCGCCGCCGGTATGCGCGAGGGTGGCGTCGAGCTCGACCACCGGCGCACCGCGTGACGGGCGCACGCCGATCCACTCGACCCGGCCGCTGGCCGGAAAGCGACTCATCAGCCGGTAGAGGTCGGATTCCGGGGGCGGCAGTCGGCTCATCCGGCGAAATGCTAGCAGGCGCCGCAGCGGTCACGGGCGCATCGCGCGACATGCCTGCGTATCGCCCCACGCCGCTGCTAGCATCCGCCGGCATGAGGACACCGCTTCCCGCGATCCAGATCGATCACCTGCCCTATGTATCGCGGCTGCAGGCGCGCGATATCGCCGACATCGATCTCGTGGTCATCCACTGCACGGAACTCCCCGACATGGCGATGGCGCGCGAATACGGCGAGCGCGTGCTGTATCCGCAGGCCGGCACCGGCGCCGCCGGGCACTGGTATGTGGACCGCGACGGCAGCCTCCACGAATACGTGCCCGCCGGGCGCATGGCGCACCACGTGCGTGGTTGGAACCCGCGCTCGGTGGGCATCGAGCTGGTCAACACCGGGCGGTATCCGCACTGGTACGACAGCCGCCACCAGGCGATGACCGAGCCCTATCCGGATGCGCAGGTCGATGCGCTGCTGGGCCTGCTCGCCCACCTGCGCGCCGCCCTGCCCGGCCTGCGCTTCATCGCCGGCCACGAGGACCTCGACACCGACCGCATGCCCGCCAGCGACGATCCGGCCCGCAGCGTGGCACGCAAGGTCGACCCGGGCCCGCTGTTCCCGTGGCCGCGGGTGCTCGCGGGGGGCGAGCTCGAGCGCCTGTCGCCGCCTGCGTCCTAGCCCCCGCGCCGTTGCCGGCGATGCAGGGCGCGCCGCCTATAATCCGCGGCCCTCCTGCGCTGCCCTCCGAATGAACCCGCACGTTGCCGAACTGGTCGAACTGCTGACGCTCGAACGCCTGGAAAACGACCTGTTCCGCGGCCAGAGCCGCGACATCGGCACCAAGTACGTATTCGGCGGGCAGGTGCTGGGCCAGGCGCTGTCCGCGGCCCAGGCCACGCTGGCGCAGCCGCGCACCGCGCATTCGCTGCATGCCTACTTCCTGCGTGCCGGCGATGTCGACCATCCGATCGTCTACGAGGTCGACCGCACCCGCGAGGGCGGCAGCTTCTCGGTCCGCCGGGTCACCGCCATCCAGCACGGCCGGGTGATCTTCTTCTGCGCGGCCTCGTTCCAGGCCGACGAGGGCGGCGCGGCCACCCACCAGCTGTCGATGCCGGAAGTGCCGGCGCCGGAGGACATCGCGCCGTCGCCGTCGGTGCCCGACGCGGTGCTGGCGACGCTGCCGACCAAGGTGCAGCGCTGGCTGAGCCGCAGCGGCCCGTTCGAGTTCCGCCACGTCTATCCGCGCGACGAGCTCAACCCGCCCAAGCGCCCGCCCTACCAGCAGGTGTGGTTCCGCCTGGCCGAAGCGGTCGGCGATGCGCCGGAGCTGCACCGCGCCCTGCTCGCCTACGCATCGGACTTCCACCTGCTGGGTACGGCCACCTTCCCGCACGGGATCAGCTACTACCAGCCCAACGTGCAGATGGCCTCGCTCGACCATGCACTGTGGTTCCACCGCCCGTTCCGCGTCGACGACTGGCTGCTGTACTCCATCGACAGCCCCAGCGCGCAGGATTCGCGCGGCCTGGCGCGCGGCATGATCTACGACCGCAATGGCCGCCTGGTGGCCAGCACCGCGCAGGAAGGGTTGATCCGCGTCGTCCGTGACGCCCAGGCCGCGGCCCAGGTGCCGTCGCACGAATGACAGAGGTTGCAGCAACGTGAGAGAGGTCTTCAGCAGTCCGCGGCTCGAGAACGTGGAAAAGGTCGCGCAGTGGCTCGAGGAACAGGGCATCCCGGTGCGCATCACCAACGGCCGTTCCTACCACGGCAACCGCCGCCGCCACTTCAACTACCGCACCGCCGGCAACACCCCGCAGGCGGCGGTGTGGGTGATCCACTCCGAGGACCAGCCGCGCGCGCGCGCGCTGATGCGCGAGGCGGGGCTGTCCGGGCCCACCACGCGCCCGGTCGCACAGTCCCCGGTGGGGACCGGCAACGCACTGCCGCAGGTTCCGGCCGAACCGGTGCTGCCGCCTTCGGCGCTGCAGCGGATCAGCCGCTTCCGCCGCGTGCTGCTGATCGTCATCGCGGTGATCGCGGCCATGGCCATCTGGGCGGTCTGAGCGCGTCATCGCATGGTTGGCGGGTGGCGCGGCGCGCGTCACACTTGGCCCGGCCCTGCGTCAGGGAATGACCTCCCGAACCGGACACCGCCATGGACATGGCCTGCGCGCTTCCCATCGACGAGCTGATCTCGCGTGAGCTGCCGGCCGCGGCGCGCGGCGATGCGCACGCCTACGGCCGCATCGTCGCCGCCAGCCAGAACACGGTGACCGCGGTGGCGCTGGCGATCACCCGCGACGTGGCCACCAGCGAGGACATCGCCCAGGAGGCGTTCCTCTCGGCATGGCGGCACCTGCCGCGACTGCAGAACCCCTCGAGCTTCCTGCCGTGGTTGCGGCAGATCACCCGCAACCTCGCCCGCGACCATCTGCGCGCGAACCGCAACCGCCCGCTGGACGGCGAGGCCGCGGAACTCGCCATCGCCCGCGCCGCCGATCCGGAGCAGTGCCCGGCCGGGCGCCTGCTCGACCAGGAACGCGATGCGATCGCCGCCGAACTGATCTCCGAACTGCCCGAGGACAGCCGCGAGGTGCTGCTGCTGTATTACCGCGAGGGCCAGAACTCGAAGCAGGTGGCGGCGCTGCTGGGGCTGTCGGATGCGGCCGTGCGCAAGCGGCTGTCGCGTGCACGGCGCTGCCTGCGCACCGAACTGCTGGAGCGCTTCCGCGATTTCGCCAACGGCAGCGCGCCGGCGACGACGTTCGCGGTGGCGGTGACCGCGGCACTGGGCGGGATCAGCAAGCCGGCGGCAGCGGCCGGCATGGCGACCACCGGCAGCACCATCGCCGGTGGCCTCGCCGGCAAGCTGGTCTTCGGTACCGCCGGCGCGGTGGCGTCGGGCATGCTCAGCGGAGTGCTCACCGCGTGGCTGTTCCGCCGCGTGCTGACCCGCTATGCCGACAACGCAACCGAGCGCCGCGCGATCCTGCGCGCCTACGACACCTACCTGCTGACCGCGCTCGCGTGCGGGTTCCTCGTCGGTGTCACCTGGCTGGCGGAAACGCGCATCCTCATGTACGCGGCGATCGGCGCCAGTTTCGTGGTGCTCAACTACATCATGCTGGTGCCGGTGCCGCGGGTCATGAACCCGCTGGTGCAGCGCGATGCGCAACGCAACCCGCGCAATGCCTACTGGCGCACGCTCGGCTACCGGCTGTCGATGGGGCCCAGCGGGTTGCTGATCAGCAACCTGGTCGTCGCCGGCATCCTGGCGATGTACTACATGCAGGGCTGATCCGCACCCGGGCCGCATGCCGGCAATCCCTCTGGGGCAAATGACGACACCCGCGCAGTTGCCTGCGCGGGCGTCCGGTAACGTGCGTGGACCGTTGGATGGGTGCTCAGCGGCCGCGCTGCGGACGCAGTTCGTTGCGCTCAAGGACGCCGTCACCGTTCTCGTCCAACCAGGCGAAGCGGCTGGCGATACGCGGCATCTTCTCGTCGACCTCGACCCGGCTCAGCCGGCCATCGCCGTTGAGGTCGGCGGCGCTGAAGCGCTCGTCGAAGCGGCGCTGCATTTCCGCCTCGCGCTGCGGCCGCTGGGCCTCGGACCAGCTGCGCAGTTCGCCGCGGCTCAGCAGTGAATCGCGGTTGCGGTCGATGGCGTCGAACTGCGCCAGCAGGTCGGGGCGTGCGCGGTGTCCGGTGCGCGCGGCGCGCTTCGGGTCCGCACCGGCACGTGCCTCACGTGCGGCGTTGGCCGCCTCGAGCTCGCCACGGCTGATGCGGCCGTCGCCATCGGTATCCAGTCGCGCCAGTGCGTCGATGCCGGCGTGGCGGTGGCCGCCGCGATGGCCGCCACGGGGCCCGTGGCCCTTGCGTGCGCCGCGCAGTTCCTCGCGCTGCAGGCGGCCGTCGCCATTGGCATCGAGGGCGTCGAAGCGCGCGGCCAGCCGCGTGGATGCCGCGGCTTCGGTGCGGTCGATGACGCCGTCGCTGTTGCTGTCGAGCTGCAGCACGCGGGCGTGGGGGGCCTGTTCCGGCGGGGCAGCGTGGACACCGGCTGCGGCCAGCATGGCCAGGGTGGCGGCGGCGAGCATGTGGATCTTCATCGTGCCTGTCTCCAGTAGGCGGCGTGATTGGCCGCTGGTGAGCACATCAACGCCCGCTGCGCCGTGCACGTTGACCGCCGGCCAGCCGCGTTCAGGCGGGCGACAGTCGCAGGCCGCGCGACCCGCTCCGGTATCCTTCGCGGCGATGCCGTCCTTCCCCACCCTGCCGGCCCGGCTCGTGTCGATCCTCGGCCACCCGCTGCTGGTGTTGCCGCTCGCGCTGCTGTTGCCGATGGCCACGATCGATGCCGCAGGCACCGCGCGCGCCGCCGCCGGCATCGCGGTATGCGCGGCGCTGGTGCTGGGATGGTCGTGGTGGCGCGTGCGCCGCGGACACTGGCGGCATGTCGACGCCAGCAACGTGCACGAACGTCGCAGCCTCAATGTGTTCCTGCTGCCGCTGTTCGTGCTTGGCGCACTGCTGGCGTCGCCGCAGCCCGGGCTGTCGCTGCGCCTCGCGCTGGCCGCGGCGATCATCGCCGTGGCGCTGCTGGCGACGCGCTGGTGCAAGCTGTCGCTGCACGCCGCGTTCGCCGTGTATGCCGCGCTGCTGCTGGGCGCATGGCAGCCTGCGGCGGGCGTTGCGATGCTGCTGTTCGCGATCGCCATCATCGCCTCGCGGCTGGCGCTGGCTCGCCACGGCATGCGCGACGTCGTCGCCGGAGGCGTGGTCGGCGGGCTCGCAGGCCTGCTGGCGGGATGGAGCACCGCGTGAGCGCCGTCAGCGACAACCTGCGCCTGTTCCACACCGGCACCCATGCCTGCGGCTACTGGCCCGAGCGCGAGGCACGCGACCTGGTGCTCGACCCACGCGATGCGCGGCTGCCGGCGTTCTACGGCCAGGCCCTGCAGTGGGGCTTCCGCCGCTCCGGCGACATCGTCTACCGCCCGCATTGCGCCGGCTGCCGCGCCTGCGTGCCGGTGCGCATCCCGCTGGACCGTTACCGGCCCGACCGCAGCCAGCGCCGCTGCCTGGCCCGCAATGGCGATGTCGAGGCACGCGTGCGCCCGGCCAGCCGTGACGACGAGCGGCTGGCGCTGTACCGCCGCTACCTGCAGGCGCGCCATCCGGGCGGC from Luteimonas sp. YGD11-2 includes the following:
- a CDS encoding N-acetylmuramoyl-L-alanine amidase, encoding MRTPLPAIQIDHLPYVSRLQARDIADIDLVVIHCTELPDMAMAREYGERVLYPQAGTGAAGHWYVDRDGSLHEYVPAGRMAHHVRGWNPRSVGIELVNTGRYPHWYDSRHQAMTEPYPDAQVDALLGLLAHLRAALPGLRFIAGHEDLDTDRMPASDDPARSVARKVDPGPLFPWPRVLAGGELERLSPPAS
- a CDS encoding Lrp/AsnC family transcriptional regulator, with amino-acid sequence MKLSEADRGLLSVLRENARASTAEIARRLGMSRTTVHSRIERLERQGVIAGYTVRMGSAAERGHIRAHIMITVAPKQMPAVVDALHAMPELRALHSVSGPFDLVALAMAPGVEDMDALTDRIGALDGVERTTSSIVLSAKFER
- the queA gene encoding tRNA preQ1(34) S-adenosylmethionine ribosyltransferase-isomerase QueA, encoding MKKSDFHFELPPELIAQAPLAERSASRLLVVPPGEGAFEDRGIADLPELLQPGDLLVFNDTRVIPARVFGHKASGGRVEILIERLLPGNEARAQLGASKPSRPGTRIILEGGGEAEVLGREGAFYLLRFDVDGALDAWLERAGQLPLPPYIRRQPGAGDSARYQTVFARNTGAVAAPTAGLHFDEALLQRLRARGVGFGHVTLHVGAGTFQPMRVDDIHAHLMHSEWLDVGADLVAQVQATRAAGGRVIAVGTTVVRALESAMPEGELQPFAGETRIFIYPGYRIRSVDALVTNFHLPESTLLMLVSAFSGRERILAAYEHAVRTRYRFFSYGDAMLLYPSAGQADTAPLITGD
- a CDS encoding sigma-70 family RNA polymerase sigma factor, producing MDMACALPIDELISRELPAAARGDAHAYGRIVAASQNTVTAVALAITRDVATSEDIAQEAFLSAWRHLPRLQNPSSFLPWLRQITRNLARDHLRANRNRPLDGEAAELAIARAADPEQCPAGRLLDQERDAIAAELISELPEDSREVLLLYYREGQNSKQVAALLGLSDAAVRKRLSRARRCLRTELLERFRDFANGSAPATTFAVAVTAALGGISKPAAAAGMATTGSTIAGGLAGKLVFGTAGAVASGMLSGVLTAWLFRRVLTRYADNATERRAILRAYDTYLLTALACGFLVGVTWLAETRILMYAAIGASFVVLNYIMLVPVPRVMNPLVQRDAQRNPRNAYWRTLGYRLSMGPSGLLISNLVVAGILAMYYMQG
- the tesB gene encoding acyl-CoA thioesterase II, translated to MNPHVAELVELLTLERLENDLFRGQSRDIGTKYVFGGQVLGQALSAAQATLAQPRTAHSLHAYFLRAGDVDHPIVYEVDRTREGGSFSVRRVTAIQHGRVIFFCAASFQADEGGAATHQLSMPEVPAPEDIAPSPSVPDAVLATLPTKVQRWLSRSGPFEFRHVYPRDELNPPKRPPYQQVWFRLAEAVGDAPELHRALLAYASDFHLLGTATFPHGISYYQPNVQMASLDHALWFHRPFRVDDWLLYSIDSPSAQDSRGLARGMIYDRNGRLVASTAQEGLIRVVRDAQAAAQVPSHE
- a CDS encoding aminotransferase class III-fold pyridoxal phosphate-dependent enzyme — translated: MASITQILAPLRAHGGHCRTPGLDDAVLARFAEDAGLQQAAVNAVEAYLRIREEFSDLLDLDEDAQIQAVQAGFVNFYPVDGVNPYVALAAHGPWIITLKGAVIHDSGGYGMLGLGHTPEAVLDAMARPQTMANIMTPSLAQLRFERAVRAEIGHTRGGCPFAAFLCLNSGSESVGLAARIADINTKLQTDPGARHAGATVKRIVVKGSFHGRTERPALYSDSTRKTYLQHLASFRGEDSLIAVEPYDAAALEQVFADAAANGWFIEAVFLEPVMGEGDPGRALPRDFYDTARRLTREHGGLLLVDSIQAGLRAHGVLSIVDYPGFGDADIPDMETYSKALNAGQYPLSVLAVNTASAELYRSGVYGNTMTANPRALDVASAMLGAITPELRANIRNAGEQAVAKLEALKEELGGLITRVQGTGLLFSCELAPEFKCYGAGSTEEWLRERGIGVIHGGANSLRFTPHFAIGDDELDLLVSMVGRALREGPRRSGARAA
- a CDS encoding DUF2007 domain-containing protein, which codes for MREVFSSPRLENVEKVAQWLEEQGIPVRITNGRSYHGNRRRHFNYRTAGNTPQAAVWVIHSEDQPRARALMREAGLSGPTTRPVAQSPVGTGNALPQVPAEPVLPPSALQRISRFRRVLLIVIAVIAAMAIWAV
- the rlmKL gene encoding bifunctional 23S rRNA (guanine(2069)-N(7))-methyltransferase RlmK/23S rRNA (guanine(2445)-N(2))-methyltransferase RlmL, which encodes MKFFASCAKGLEYLLADELVALGCARATAAMAGVNVEGELVDAQRAVLWSRLASRVLWPLTDYDCPDEAALYAGARALPWHEHLEAGMTVAVDAHVSGEAITHARFAAQRIKDAVVDAMREHDGTRPDVDLDDPDLRLNLVVRKGRAILSVDLGGGPLHRRGWRQAHHEAPLKETLAAAVLARGGWDRLHAQGAALLDPMCGSGTLLIEGALVAADVAPGLHRGQTPGLAPSRWTGFDRDTWRELHDDATRRAEAGLAALAPRFLGTDVDPEAIAAAKENAERAGVAHALDLRVADLRSLQPADLPPGPREGDAPPGLVVANPPYDARLAADPALYRALGQTLQRIAPEWRASLLCGDDDLAHVTGLRARKRYRMFNGALECSLIVVEPLAHAPREEIARPLSDGAQMVANRLRKTLRATKRWRAQEGISCYRAYDADLPEYAAAIDVYVAVDAPEAPWLHVQEYAAPSEIPEDITRRRLADLLAAAREVFGVPRERVAVKTRAKGKGGSKYGRFDARGEFLTVREGDALLRVNLFDYLDTGLFLDHRPLRARIAAEADGMRFLNLFCYTGAATVQAAVGGAAQTTSVDLSGTYLQWLADNLETNGIGGRLHRLVQADALAWLEAERGEYDLVFCDPPTFSNSARADDFDIQREHVRLLKAAVARLSLDGVLYFSNNFRRFRLDVDAIAAFADCEEISAGTIPPDFARNPRIHRAWRLQRRR
- a CDS encoding EF-hand domain-containing protein; the protein is MKIHMLAAATLAMLAAAGVHAAPPEQAPHARVLQLDSNSDGVIDRTEAAASTRLAARFDALDANGDGRLQREELRGARKGHGPRGGHRGGHRHAGIDALARLDTDGDGRISRGELEAANAAREARAGADPKRAARTGHRARPDLLAQFDAIDRNRDSLLSRGELRSWSEAQRPQREAEMQRRFDERFSAADLNGDGRLSRVEVDEKMPRIASRFAWLDENGDGVLERNELRPQRGR
- a CDS encoding MOSC domain-containing protein; its protein translation is MSRLPPPESDLYRLMSRFPASGRVEWIGVRPSRGAPVVELDATLAHTGGGLEGDRYTGGSGKRGVTLIQAEHLPAIAALARVPALTPAMLRRNLVVSGIPVIALKGWRFRVGEVVLEGTAPCDPCSQMEATLGPGGYNAMRGMGGLCARIIEGGVLRVGDPVEWIGA